In the genome of Cetobacterium ceti, one region contains:
- a CDS encoding DUF896 domain-containing protein, with protein MEMKDIIDKINYFSQIARERELTEEETAERAEYRKMYLEHFKAQVRGHLDNIKIVDAVEQDKLV; from the coding sequence ATGGAGATGAAAGATATCATCGATAAAATAAATTATTTTTCTCAAATAGCTAGAGAAAGAGAGCTAACAGAGGAAGAAACAGCTGAAAGAGCTGAGTATAGAAAAATGTATTTAGAACATTTTAAAGCTCAAGTAAGAGGGCATTTAGATAATATAAAAATTGTTGATGCTGTAGAGCAAGACAAATTAGTTTAA